A genomic window from Passer domesticus isolate bPasDom1 chromosome Z, bPasDom1.hap1, whole genome shotgun sequence includes:
- the TUSC1 gene encoding tumor suppressor candidate gene 1 protein, whose protein sequence is MRRMRAVGGRWGSGAVRGGRAVLGAAAGSGGRGGAAEEAGAGGGRQGWRGESQGSPQQLAERYADLAASHSEALRQREEREWHNARLRQENARLRLENRRLRRENRCLFRQALLGPGPDKPPADPGEEAEALRAQLGRLQEKHRRALRHLRRCRAAGGPEASGAEEGELEELLLEEDEQPLDKKSLVPAV, encoded by the coding sequence ATGAGGCGCATGCGCGCGGTGGGCGGGCGCTGGGGCAGCGGCGCGGTGCGGGGGGGGCGGGCGGTGCTCGGTGCCGCcgccgggagcggcgggcgcggcggggccgcggaggaggccggggcgggcggcgggcggcagGGCTGGCGGGGCGAGTCGCAGGGCTCGCCGCAGCAGCTGGCGGAGCGGTACGCGGACTTGGCGGCCAGCCACAGCGAGGCGCTGCGGCAGCGGGAGGAGCGCGAGTGGCACAACGCGCGGCTGCGCCAGGAGAACGCGCGGCTGCGGCTGGAGAATCGCCGCCTGCGCCGCGAGAACCGCTGCCTCTTCCgacaggccctgctggggcCCGGCCCCGACAAGCCCCCCGCCGACCCGGGCGAGGAGGCGGAGGCCCTGCGCGCCCAGCTGGGGCGGCTGCAGGAGAAGCACCGCCGGGCCTTGCGGCATCTGCGGCGCTGCCGGGCCGCCGGCGGGCCCGAGGCCTCGGGAGCCGAGGAAGGGGAgttggaggagctgctgctagAGGAGGACGAGCAGCCGCTGGATAAGAAGAGCCTGGTGCCGGCCGTGTAG